The Anopheles coluzzii chromosome 2, AcolN3, whole genome shotgun sequence genome window below encodes:
- the LOC120947830 gene encoding ras-like protein 2, whose translation MSRYNQTHAGYAQTFKLVVVGGGGVGKSAITIQFIQSYFVTDYDPTIEDSYTKQCVIDDAPAKLDILDTAGQEEFSAMREQYMRSGEGFLLVFAVTDHASFDEIYKFHKQILRVKDRDEFPMLMVGNKSDLDHQRVVSLEEAQQLSRQLKIPYIECSAKLRINVDQAFHELVRVVRKFQLSERPLVDEKGKRKNRKKCCIL comes from the exons ATGTCCCGTTACAACCAAACGCACGCAGGCTATGCCCAGACCTTCAAGCTGGTCGTTGTGGGTGGAGGAGGTGTTGGCAAGTCCGCTATCACCATCCAATTCATTCAG AGCTACTTTGTAACCGACTACGATCCTACAATCGAAGATTCCTACACCAAACAGTGCGTCATCGACGATGCGCCTGCTAAACTGGACA TACTCGACACGGCCGGCCAGGAGGAGTTCAGTGCAATGCGCGAACAGTACATGCGTTCGGGCGAGGGCTTCCTGCTTGTGTTCGCCGTGACGGATCACGCGAGCTTCGACGAGATATACAAATTTCACAAGCAAATACTGCGCGTGAAGGATCGCGACGAGTTCCCGATGCTAATGGTGGGCAACAAGTCCGATCTCGATCACCAGCGCGTCGTATCGCTGGAGGAGGCGCAACAGTTGAGCCGGCAGCTGAAAATTCCCTACATCGAGTGCAGCGCGAAGCTGCGCATTAACGTCGACCAGGCGTTTCACGAGCTCGTGCGGGTGGTGCGAAAGTTTCAGCTTTCCGAGCGACCGCTGGTGGATGAGAAGGGCAAGCGAAAGAACAGGAAAAAGTGCTGCATACTGTAA
- the LOC120952803 gene encoding uncharacterized protein LOC120952803, which yields MYSSGLLFIISLMLFHLVHGQNDSCLTPNAQNGICIVYVNCDFILQLLIRNANLRDPAIENYVAQSVCGYSDVTPMVCCPTFRFAHQDSNTTSSFTNPPTVTTAPGSFFFAAVSSSGVGSSTAGPTTVTPSSTGSNRLPTNDADRCGMSNGTHTRVVGGVDAQLNAWPWMAALGYRSTSFELNAGPRFLCGGTLITTLHVLTVAHCIQTALYFVRLGELDITSDQDGANPVDIYIQRWVVHERYDEKKIYNDIALVLLQKSVTITEAVRPICLPVEAKQRTKDLTYYAPFIAGWGAVGYNGPTAARLQEAQVVVLPVDQCAFNYKLYFPGQIFDDTVLCAGFPQGGKDSCQGDSGGPLMLPELSSNGQYYYYTLIGLISYGYECARAGFPGVYVKVTAYLPWIEANLNFFLFEFCCIAVYFIRVSIMWKLMFLILTCLVISQVQPQAGRSCYTPNGQIGVCQVFQYCASLIQLYQYNRNQETVNFLLASQRSCGNRNFNGSPVLCCSDGVQYDPTTTSSPFVEVTTAPPTTLAPLRTADCIGPDNREGYCINIRSCPDVLNEFVQRQRDPQYVQYIRQSNAVCNYIQPNVCCPLQKSAPPAPPTAPPTAPPTAPPPPPPPPPAPVTQAPPAPAPSSGPAELLTPETGCGYSTVQHNRVVGGVPAELNGWPWMALVGYKNTLGEVSFKCGGSLITKRHVLTAAHCIRRDLSSVRLGEHDTSTDAETKHIDVPVVRYESHPSYDKKDGHTDLAVLYMEFEVQFSDAIKPICLPLSETIRSKNFIGYTPFVAGWGRTQEGGKSANVLQELQIPIIANDECRTLYDKIGKVFSQKQFDNAVMCAGVIEGGKDSCQGDSGGPLMLPQRFGTEFHYYQVGIVSYGIGCARAEVPGVYTRVASFVDWIQQKVAEPL from the exons ATGTATTCCAGCGGCCTGTTGTTCATTATCAGTTTGATGTTGTTTCATCTCGTACATGGACAGA ACGACAGCTGCCTAACGCCCAACGCACAGAATGGCATCTGCATCGTGTACGTAAACTGTGACTTCATACTGCAGCTGCTGATCCGTAACGCTAATCTGCGCGATCCAGCGATCGAGAACTATGTGGCACAGTCAGTCTGTGGCTACAGCGATGTAACACCGATG GTTTGCTGTCCAACGTTCAGGTTCGCTCACCAAGATTCAAACACGACATCCAGCTTCACCAATCCACCAACCGTTACTACCGCACCCGGGTCCTTCTTTTTCGCGGCCGTTTCATCCTCTGGAGTTGGTTCTAGCACTGCCGGCCCAACTACCGTAACGCCCAGCAGCACCGGCTCGAACCGGCTCCCAACGAACGATGCCGACCGTTGTGGCATGTCGAACGGGACGCACACGCGTGTAGTCGGCGGTGTCGATGCGCAGCTAAACGCTTGGCCATGGATGGCAGCACTCGGCTATCGATCGACATCGTTCGAGCTAAATGCCGGGCCACGGTTTCTGTGCGGTGGTACGCTGATCACCACCCTGCACGTCCTGACCGTGGCACACTGCATCCAGACGGCGCTGTACTTTGTACGGCTCGGGGAGCTCGATATCACATCCGACCAGGACGGTGCCAACCCGGTAGACATCTACATACAGCGCTGGGTGGTGCACGAGCGTTACGATGAGAAAAAGATCTACAACGATATTGCGCTGGTGCTGTTGCAGAAATCCGTCACCATTACGGAGGCAGTCCGGCCGATCTGTTTGCCGGTGGAAGCGAAACAGCGCACCAAGGATCTAACCTATTACGCACCGTTCATTGCCGGGTGGGGAGCGGTCGGGTACAACGGGCCGACCGCTGCCCGGCTGCAGGAGGCCCAGGTGGTCGTGCTTCCGGTTGACCAGTGTGCGTTCAACTACAAGCTGTACTTTCCCGGGCAGATCTTCGATGACACGGTGCTGTGTGCTGGTTTCCCCCAAGGGGGCAAAGACTCCTGCCAAGGAGATAGTGGCGGTCCGCTAATGTTGCCCGAG CTCTCGTCCAACGGCcagtactactactacacccTCATCGGACTCATCTCGTACGGATACGAATGTGCGCGGGCTGGGTTTCCGGGGGTGTACGTGAAAGTGACCGCGTATCTTCCCTGGATCGAGGCGAACCTCAACTTC tttttatttgaattttgttgcataGCAGTGTACTTTATCCGTGTGAGCATAATGTGGAAGTTAATGTTCCTTATTCTTACCTGCCTGGTTATAAGCCAAGTGCAACCGCAAG CCGGCCGATCTTGCTATACCCCGAACGGTCAGATAGGCGTGTGTCAGGTGTTCCAGTACTGTGCCTCCCTGATCCAGTTGTACCAGTACAACAGGAACCAGGAGACGGTAAACTTCCTGCTCGCTTCCCAGCGCAGCTGCGGCAATCGCAACTTTAACGGCAGCCCAGTGCTCTGCTGCAGCGACGGCGTGCAGTACGATCCCACTACAACCTCGTCTCCTTTTGTAGAGGTAACGACAGCTCCTCCTACCACGCTGGCACCGCTCCGTACGGCCGACTGCATCGGGCCGGACAATCGCGAAGGATACTGCATAA ATATTCGAAGCTGCCCGGATGTGTTGAATGAGTTCGTCCAGCGTCAGCGCGACCCACAGTACGTGCAGTACATCCGCCAGTCGAATGCCGTGTGCAACTACATCCAGCCAAACGTGTGCTGCCCGCTGCAGAAGTCAGCTCCGCCTGCACCACCGACCGCACCACCTACTGCACCACCGACGGCTcctccgccaccgccgccaccgccaccagcacCGGTTACCCAAGCTCCACCTGCACCAGCGCCGTCCAGCGGGCCGGCTGAGTTGCTTACGCCGGAAACGGGCTGCGGATACAGCACGGTGCAGCACAACCGTGTGGTTGGCGGTGTTCCGGCCGAACTGAATGGATGGCCCTGGATGGCGCTGGTCGGGTATAAGAATACGCTCGGCGAGGTTTCGTTCAAGTGTGGCGGTTCGCTCATTACCAAGCGCCACGTACTGACGGCGGCTCACTGTATTCGGCGCGATCT GTCGTCGGTTCGATTGGGTGAGCACGATACGTCCACCGATGCGGAAACGAAACACATCGACGTACCCGTCGTTCGC TACGAATCTCATCCATCGTATGACAAAAAGGACGGACATACCGATTTGGCCGTGCTGTACATGGAGTTTGAGGTGCAGTTCAGTG ATGCGATCAAGCCCATCTGTCTGCCCTTGAGCGAGACGATCCGCAGCAAGAACTTCATCGGCTACACCCCGTTCGTGGCGGGCTGGGGTCGCACCCAGGAGGGTGGCAAGTCGGCCAACGTGCTGCAGGAGCTGCAGATTCCCATCATCGCGAACGACGAGTGCCGCACGCTGTACGACAAGATCGGGAAGGTGTTTTCGCAGAAGCAGTTCGACAACGCGGTCATGTGTGCCGGTGTGATCGAGGGCGGCAAGGATTCGTGCCAGGGCGACAGTGGTgggccgctgatgttgccGCAACGGTTCGGTACCGAGTTCCACTACTATCAGGTCGGCATCGTGTCGTACGGTATCGGATGCGCTCGTGCGGAAGTGCCCGGCGTTTATACGCGCGTGGCCAGCTTCGTCGATTGGATACAGCAGAAGGTTGCGGAACCGCTGTAA